CTTAAAGATCAATACCTCACTATTGAGGATCCTCTGGAACTATGGACAGAGTTGAAAACCAGATATGATCATCAGAAAACTGTGATCTTGCCAAAGGCCCTTTATGATTGAAGGAACCTAAGAatccaagactataagtctgtggaagAGTATAACTCAGTTATGTTCAAGATAGTCTCCAAGTTGAAATTGTGTGGGGAGACTATCACTGATGCGGATATGCTGGAGAAGACATTCTCCACATTCCACACCAGCAATATGTTGCTTCAGCAACAGTATCGAGAAAAAGGTTTCTCCACTTATGTTGccttaatctcttgtttgttgctttcTGAACAGAACAATGAGTTGCTCATGATGAACAGTGAGCTAACGCCACCTGGTGCTAAAGCATTGCCTGAGGCACATGCGGCCATAGAGCCAAAAGATGAGACTCCAAGAGAGTCATACCGTGGTCGTATGAGAGACCGTGGAAGATGGCAAGGAAGTAACCGCGGGTTTCAACCACGAGGTCGTGGGTTTCAGCCACGAGGACGTGGATTCCAGCCACGAGACCATCTTGGTCCTAGCCGAGGCCGAGGCTATAGCCGAGGTCATCAAgctagccgtgggtataagtccgaCTTCAAAATCCATGGCTCGACCAAATCTCCTTGCTATCTTTGTGGGATGACCAATCATTGGGCTAACCGATGCAAGACTCCCCAACATCTTGTTAAGCTCTACCAGGAGAGCATGAAGGGAAAGAACCCTATGGCAAATTGGGTCCAGCATGATAATGAGAATGATCTGGACCATGAGAATGATGACCGTCTTGGATTCGAGACTTCGGATTGCCTTAAGGAGGCCAATTAAGATTTCGACATCATGTTGCTTTTGTCTTTGCACTTTTGCATTTTTGCTTTGGCTTTATGTCTTTGTTTCCTATGTTCTATGACTTTGGCAATTTTatctatgaaataaaattttattttatatatatgcctTATATAAGTTAAACTTATTAAGAACAATAAAGCAAAAATCATTAAGACATCAAGTCACCTAAGTAATATCTTCCAAGGTGTTGACTCTTGTCTATTTTCAGAAATGAAAGAAGGCAAGAACCTGCTAGTAGTGGATAGTGGATCAAGTCACACTATATTAAAAGACAAAGGATATTTTGTTAATCTCACCATAAAGAGTGCCAATATCAAAACTATAGCAGGCACAACCAGCCTTATTAAAGGCCATGGCATGGCTCGCATAATAATACCTAAAGGCACGCATCTAGAAATTGTTGATGCATTATATTCTCCTAAATCAAAGAGAAATTTgttaagtttcaaagacattcgAATGAATGGTCTACATGTTGAAACTAAGGGCGAGGGAAAGAAAGAATATCTTTTGATTTATAATGACCAAGGCCATAaggaagtcctagagactattCCTGCTATATCTATGGGCCTCTATTGTGTCAATATAAAAATGGTTGAGACTAATGTCACAATGCCTAATGAGTTCAAAGAAGCCTTTAAACTATGGCATGAAAGGCTCGGCCATCCTGGTTCAACCATGATGcgcaaaataattttgaactcAACTGGccattccttgaaagaaaggaagaTTATCCCTAAGAGCCTTACATGTATTCCATGCTCACAAGGGAAATTAATAATAAGGCCATCACCTGTAAAAAAGGTTAAAGAAACATTGAACTTTCTGGAAAGGATACAAGGTGATATCTGTGGACCAATTCACCCACCTTGTGGgacattttgatattttatggtCCTGATTGACGCATCGACCAGATGGTTGCATGTTTGTCTATTATCATCTAGAAACCTGGCACTTGCAAGATTATTGGCCCAGATCATAAGACTGCGAGCCCACTTTCCAGATTTTCCACtaaagactatacgtcttgacAATGCAAGTGAATTCAGTTCCCGAGCTTTTAATGATtactgtatgtccatgggggtaagtgtGGAACACTCCGTGGCACATGTACATACACAGAACGGATTGGCCGAATCCTTCATTAAAAGAATCCAGTTGATTGCTCGACCATTACTGATGAGGTCGAAGCTACCAGTATcagcttggggacatgcagTTTTACATGCTGCTGAATTAATTCGCATAAGGCCATCCAGTGAACATAAATATTCTCCATCCCAATTACTCTCGGGTCATGAGCCAGACGTGTCCCATATCAAAACATTTGGATGTTCTGTGTATGTTCCTATTGCACCACCACAGAGAACAAAAATGGGACCTCAAAGGaggatgggaatatatgttggtttTGATTCTCCAACCATTATTAAATATCTTGAGCCTACTACTGGAGATTTATTTAAGGCCAGATATGCTGATTGTCATTTTGATGAATCAGAGTACCCAACATTAGGGGT
This window of the Raphanus sativus cultivar WK10039 unplaced genomic scaffold, ASM80110v3 Scaffold0551, whole genome shotgun sequence genome carries:
- the LOC108831215 gene encoding uncharacterized protein LOC108831215; the protein is MADIFLAMVVLRDLHPDRSIDERHIDPRICEKILLITIVLSTGVLLLRPAPPALSLAPPATPSFPANSQALVQGGPFRFLVKKRNLRIQDYKSVEEYNSVMFKIVSKLKLCGETITDADMLEKTFSTFHTSNMLLQQQYREKGFSTYVALISCLLLSEQNNELLMMNSELTPPGAKALPEAHAAIEPKDETPRESYRGRMRDRGRWQGSNRGFQPRGRGFQPRGRGFQPRDHLGPSRGRGYSRGHQASRGYKSDFKIHGSTKSPCYLCGMTNHWANRCKTPQHLVKLYQESMKGKNPMANWVQHDNENDLDHENDDRLGFETSDCLKEAN